The following proteins are encoded in a genomic region of Chryseobacterium cucumeris:
- a CDS encoding FG-GAP repeat domain-containing protein — protein MKKIFTILIVFFAIKSYSQSGSQSYYKRLFDTRGLDQWDGNSTSPDQLEFAWAVPAHMEALVLMYEKTKEPKYAKTLIKCIGNTIDRRDDLRGQVPGLSQISDYRDSIGPAWSNNHYNIPKMDSGATYPHLVHSANILYPMAKFAAIVKKDNIIQNLTYDLPGRYTGQTYNAIANDLILKIKETLNYHSDQWFIEPGSNNTIGYYKERSDNNLPIAFPGVILPFNMQSSVGRVLVQMYRATNENNYLVQLNQIANFIKANTQLNTNLGSNVWTYWKYDTLREDISHADLTAAFPYECNRYGISINGSLIYTTADINAYTKTLTKDIYISPLHIKNGVNYNGENWNIKYNINTSDPTVTPRYGTYTAYLWLYLSQYDDQMLYQIVSDLQAAKNYYSNITVFDSSITWALLSNFEHLVVPVNTDHEYGEDSDWRGIASGNFDGDSDDEFVVIRNFDGLMQTLEPHDRAFRQVTTSKVYGGSNNWKGLAAGDFFGDNKSEIIALNDHADATENGLYVLKVENGNIAEHAKYTGWGTQSEWAGVVAGNFISGGKDDVITVRNFNKEVRVYKFVGTDIQSVYVNTLNLAASSKIKAVASGDLDKDGKDEIVLLVDADDSNAVNNGIHVYRVNDSGVLTKITEFTNWGSASDWKGLAVGDIDADGAAEIIAHRNFDGDYKLFKLNGNSLSGITSEKFPVLQTKNNVMCFGNFDSSTKNEELATLRKDGGIVMFSAANVTNNSVNSMNNRNSEDPCQNELPDVLYSFLKSAPFDKEDSKEIVSVKYEKRK, from the coding sequence ATGAAAAAAATCTTTACAATTCTTATTGTTTTTTTTGCAATAAAATCTTATTCTCAATCAGGTTCCCAATCTTATTATAAACGTCTTTTTGATACAAGAGGTCTTGATCAGTGGGATGGTAATTCAACAAGTCCGGATCAGCTTGAGTTCGCGTGGGCTGTACCGGCCCATATGGAAGCATTGGTTTTAATGTATGAGAAGACAAAAGAACCAAAATATGCCAAAACCTTAATAAAATGTATTGGTAACACTATTGACAGAAGGGATGATCTTAGAGGTCAGGTACCGGGTTTAAGTCAAATTTCTGATTATAGAGATAGTATAGGTCCTGCTTGGTCGAATAATCACTATAATATACCAAAAATGGATTCGGGAGCAACCTATCCTCATCTGGTGCATAGTGCTAATATATTATATCCTATGGCTAAATTTGCAGCAATCGTTAAAAAAGATAACATTATTCAAAACTTAACATATGATTTACCTGGCCGTTATACCGGACAAACCTATAACGCAATTGCCAATGACCTTATCCTGAAAATAAAGGAAACACTTAATTATCATTCAGATCAATGGTTTATAGAGCCAGGTTCTAACAACACCATAGGATATTACAAAGAACGAAGCGATAATAATCTACCAATAGCTTTTCCAGGAGTAATTTTACCATTCAATATGCAAAGTTCTGTTGGAAGGGTGCTTGTACAAATGTACAGAGCAACGAATGAAAACAATTATCTTGTCCAGCTCAATCAAATTGCCAATTTTATAAAAGCAAATACACAACTTAATACCAACTTAGGATCTAATGTCTGGACCTACTGGAAGTATGATACTTTACGTGAAGATATTTCCCATGCTGATTTGACTGCTGCTTTTCCTTATGAATGTAATAGGTATGGTATTTCAATCAATGGAAGCCTTATTTATACCACTGCAGATATCAATGCCTATACTAAAACACTGACAAAAGATATTTATATCTCTCCTTTACATATAAAAAATGGGGTTAATTATAATGGTGAAAATTGGAATATCAAGTATAATATTAATACCTCTGATCCTACTGTGACTCCTAGATACGGTACTTATACCGCTTATTTATGGTTGTATTTATCTCAATATGATGATCAAATGTTATATCAGATCGTTTCAGATCTGCAGGCTGCTAAAAATTATTATAGCAATATAACGGTATTTGATTCTTCAATAACTTGGGCACTTTTATCAAATTTTGAACACTTAGTTGTGCCTGTCAATACGGATCATGAATATGGAGAAGACTCCGATTGGAGAGGTATTGCCAGTGGTAATTTCGATGGAGATAGCGATGATGAATTTGTTGTTATCAGAAATTTTGACGGCTTAATGCAGACCTTAGAACCCCACGACAGAGCCTTCCGACAGGTTACCACCAGTAAAGTATATGGTGGTTCCAATAACTGGAAAGGATTGGCTGCAGGCGACTTTTTTGGAGATAATAAAAGTGAGATCATAGCTTTAAATGATCATGCAGATGCTACCGAAAATGGTCTTTATGTCCTAAAAGTTGAAAATGGTAATATTGCTGAGCATGCTAAATATACAGGATGGGGAACCCAGTCCGAATGGGCAGGGGTTGTTGCAGGAAATTTTATAAGTGGAGGAAAAGATGATGTTATCACAGTAAGAAATTTTAATAAAGAAGTTAGGGTATATAAATTTGTTGGCACAGATATACAGTCAGTATATGTCAATACACTTAACTTGGCTGCAAGTTCTAAAATTAAAGCGGTAGCATCAGGTGATTTAGATAAAGATGGCAAAGATGAGATTGTGCTGCTTGTTGATGCGGATGATAGTAATGCTGTAAATAATGGTATCCATGTTTATCGTGTAAACGATAGTGGTGTTCTCACAAAAATTACTGAATTTACAAATTGGGGCTCTGCTTCAGATTGGAAGGGGCTTGCTGTTGGAGATATTGACGCCGATGGTGCTGCTGAAATTATTGCTCACAGGAATTTTGATGGGGATTATAAATTATTTAAACTGAATGGGAATAGCTTATCCGGCATTACTTCTGAAAAATTTCCTGTTCTGCAAACCAAAAACAATGTAATGTGCTTCGGAAATTTTGATTCAAGTACTAAGAATGAAGAGTTGGCTACCCTTAGAAAAGATGGGGGAATTGTCATGTTTTCTGCCGCAAATGTTACAAATAATAGTGTGAACAGCATGAATAACAGAAATTCAGAAGATCCATGTCAGAATGAGCTGCCAGATGTGTTATACAGTTTCCTGAAATCAGCACCTTTTGATAAAGAAGATTCAAAAGAAATAGTATCAGTAAAATACGAAAAAAGGAAATAA
- a CDS encoding T9SS type A sorting domain-containing protein: MKKIYFLLFIFNFIVISSTVRYVNINSTTGSAPYTSWATAGNDLQEVINSSQIGDEVWVAAGTYFPTRDPFGNPSPSDIRDKTFYLKDGISVYGGFNGTETSLTDRNLNTNITLLSGDLGDLGTKNDNCYHVVLFAANIASAIGVKLDGFSISNGFAVGTVNNNVSGNIVSRLAGPAIYFINGNNTISNNRIYLNSGYSGGGIYTSNGNNIISNNEIYNNKAFYDGAGVIVFQGTNTITNNYIHDNTATGDGGGIYAVLGVNNVISKNVIAKNKAGISQIDTYYYGGGGIYTEKGSNLIVNNLLYENTSNYMGGGIFLYYGSNKVINNTIYKNIGTRGGGFFTYLGNNYVKNNIFWGNINGTDNQPGADYKNHNDWPAENYFYNNLFQLPQGFYTLANQNSLYGYPNNIFQTNPGFTDEANIFGADGVLRTSDDGLSLLPNSVAVNYGMLTDAPSDDIRGTARMGNPDAGAYELMGNLGVAELPIHDFKIYPNPAKDILNIETNNKILKVEVFNLSGQLIITTKESKIDISAFLPGIYILNVKTESKIITEKFVKK; this comes from the coding sequence ATGAAAAAGATCTACTTTTTACTTTTTATATTCAATTTCATTGTAATTTCCTCAACAGTACGATATGTGAATATTAATTCCACCACCGGAAGCGCACCCTACACTTCATGGGCTACAGCAGGCAATGATTTGCAGGAAGTAATCAATAGCAGTCAGATTGGAGATGAAGTCTGGGTTGCCGCCGGAACATATTTTCCTACCAGAGATCCGTTTGGAAATCCTTCTCCTTCAGATATCAGAGATAAGACGTTTTATTTAAAAGATGGTATTTCAGTCTACGGTGGTTTTAATGGAACAGAAACTTCTTTAACAGACCGGAATTTAAACACTAATATAACGCTCTTAAGCGGCGACCTGGGAGATTTAGGAACTAAAAATGATAATTGCTATCATGTGGTGCTGTTTGCAGCGAATATTGCCAGCGCTATTGGAGTAAAATTAGACGGATTTTCCATTTCCAATGGTTTTGCTGTTGGCACTGTTAATAATAATGTAAGCGGAAATATTGTTTCGAGATTAGCAGGTCCTGCTATCTATTTTATTAATGGAAATAATACAATTTCCAATAACAGGATTTATTTGAACTCCGGCTATTCCGGTGGAGGCATTTATACTTCAAATGGTAATAATATCATTTCTAACAATGAGATTTATAATAATAAAGCTTTTTATGACGGCGCAGGTGTGATTGTATTTCAAGGAACCAATACCATTACCAATAACTATATTCACGATAATACTGCTACCGGCGATGGTGGAGGTATCTATGCGGTTTTGGGTGTAAATAATGTAATCAGTAAAAATGTAATTGCTAAAAATAAAGCCGGGATCAGCCAGATTGATACCTATTATTATGGTGGCGGCGGTATTTATACTGAAAAGGGTTCAAATCTCATCGTCAATAATCTGCTTTATGAAAATACTTCAAACTATATGGGAGGAGGAATTTTTCTTTATTACGGAAGCAATAAAGTGATCAATAACACCATTTATAAAAATATAGGAACAAGAGGCGGCGGATTTTTTACCTATCTGGGAAATAATTATGTGAAAAACAATATATTCTGGGGTAATATCAATGGTACGGATAATCAGCCTGGAGCAGATTATAAAAATCATAATGACTGGCCGGCTGAAAATTACTTCTATAATAACCTGTTTCAGTTGCCGCAGGGATTTTATACTTTGGCAAACCAAAATTCTTTATATGGTTATCCTAATAATATATTCCAGACTAATCCTGGTTTTACAGATGAAGCCAATATTTTTGGAGCTGATGGAGTTTTAAGAACTTCAGATGATGGTTTGTCCTTGTTACCCAATAGCGTTGCTGTCAATTACGGAATGCTGACAGATGCGCCCTCAGACGATATAAGAGGAACAGCCCGTATGGGTAATCCAGATGCTGGAGCTTACGAATTGATGGGAAACCTTGGTGTTGCAGAATTACCAATTCACGATTTTAAAATTTATCCAAATCCCGCTAAAGATATTTTGAATATAGAAACCAATAATAAAATTTTGAAGGTGGAAGTATTTAATCTATCCGGGCAACTTATAATAACCACAAAAGAATCGAAAATTGATATTTCAGCATTTCTGCCAGGAATTTATATTCTCAACGTAAAGACGGAAAGCAAAATCATTACAGAGAAATTTGTCAAGAAATAA
- the bshB1 gene encoding bacillithiol biosynthesis deacetylase BshB1: MKTDILAFGAHPDDVELGCGGTIAKMVSEGKKCVVVDLTRGELGTRGTDETRKTEAADAAKILGLSARENLGMKDGFLVNSEEYQMRIVKMIRKYRPEIVLANAIDDRHPDHAKGAKLVSDACFLSGLRKIETVLEGESQEVWRPKHIFHYIQWKDIKPEFVIDISEYLPKKLEACMAYKTQFYDPTSKEPETPITTKDFYESLTYRAQDLGRLSGVAYAEGFTSERLISLKNFDGIVW, translated from the coding sequence ATGAAAACTGATATACTTGCTTTTGGTGCACATCCTGACGATGTAGAACTTGGATGTGGCGGAACTATTGCTAAAATGGTTTCTGAAGGAAAAAAATGCGTTGTTGTAGATCTTACCAGGGGAGAGCTTGGAACAAGAGGTACAGATGAAACCAGAAAGACTGAAGCAGCAGATGCAGCCAAAATCCTTGGGCTTTCCGCAAGAGAGAATCTTGGAATGAAAGATGGATTTTTGGTAAATTCCGAAGAATATCAAATGAGGATTGTAAAAATGATCCGCAAATACAGACCAGAAATCGTCTTGGCTAATGCAATTGATGATAGACACCCGGATCATGCAAAAGGAGCGAAATTAGTGTCGGATGCGTGCTTTTTGTCCGGACTGAGAAAAATTGAAACCGTACTGGAAGGTGAATCTCAGGAAGTGTGGAGGCCAAAACATATTTTTCATTATATTCAGTGGAAAGATATTAAACCGGAATTTGTTATTGACATTTCAGAATACCTGCCTAAAAAACTGGAAGCTTGTATGGCGTACAAAACTCAGTTTTATGACCCAACTTCTAAAGAACCTGAGACTCCCATTACGACAAAAGACTTCTATGAAAGCTTAACGTACCGGGCACAGGATTTAGGACGGTTATCGGGAGTTGCTTATGCTGAGGGCTTTACGTCTGAAAGATTAATTTCTTTGAAAAATTTTGATGGAATTGTTTGGTAG
- a CDS encoding tetratricopeptide repeat protein: protein MKDIMNMNVKKIAFGAAVVFFTGFASAQTLQDGINSIDSDKFAQAKTNFTDMIAKEPTAENYFYLGNTFLRQGEPDYAKATENFNKGLAADGKSYLNKIGLAAVKLGKGDKNAVAEIQKVVADSREKDAEVLFRAAEALTLFEKNSSPDLAIQFLTKAIEKAEKKGVPAHYYYTLGDAYRLKRSPGEAMSAYDKALPVAKNKASVYTRMATLWMAAQVWQKAKESVDKAIAVDPTYAPAYKALAGYDIRYQQNAKATQDLINYTKYADEDPYTQLEIAKLYFTNEDYANSKMVLDKIFDKIDDPIKFKLRAYNAYADRNYADAKQNMDTFVSQAEKTRVLPADQGLQGLIAAGLAKDEKDAAKKSALMAEAQQKVGIAKAAKDETMKWDLELANIAGGGGASQAEADKGPTTPEIEALKQKVAANSQDSDSLFKLATAYQDVKNWNGAILTWQKMSALLPDWAPAYYSQGYSYQQAGNNEAAKLAYEKFISTVKPADQEANKQTLAYAYFAVAYMSKDSDMAKAKDYVAKSLQLDPTYQDAVKLNAEINK, encoded by the coding sequence ATGAAAGATATAATGAATATGAATGTAAAGAAGATTGCTTTTGGAGCAGCCGTGGTATTTTTTACCGGTTTTGCCTCTGCACAAACACTGCAGGATGGTATCAACAGTATAGACAGTGATAAATTTGCGCAGGCAAAAACAAACTTCACTGACATGATCGCTAAAGAGCCTACAGCTGAAAACTACTTCTATTTGGGAAATACTTTCTTAAGACAAGGAGAACCGGATTATGCTAAGGCAACTGAAAACTTTAACAAAGGATTAGCTGCAGACGGTAAAAGCTATCTGAACAAAATTGGTTTAGCTGCTGTTAAATTAGGTAAAGGCGATAAAAATGCTGTTGCTGAAATTCAAAAAGTAGTTGCTGATTCAAGAGAAAAAGATGCTGAAGTTCTTTTCAGAGCAGCAGAAGCTTTAACTTTATTCGAGAAAAACAGTTCACCGGACCTGGCAATCCAGTTTTTGACTAAAGCTATTGAGAAAGCTGAGAAAAAAGGTGTTCCTGCACATTATTATTATACATTAGGAGATGCTTACAGATTGAAAAGATCTCCGGGAGAAGCCATGTCTGCTTACGACAAGGCGTTACCTGTAGCAAAAAATAAAGCTTCAGTTTACACGAGAATGGCTACTTTATGGATGGCTGCTCAAGTGTGGCAAAAAGCGAAAGAAAGCGTTGATAAAGCAATTGCTGTAGATCCTACATACGCTCCTGCGTACAAAGCATTGGCTGGTTACGATATCAGATACCAGCAAAATGCAAAGGCTACTCAAGACCTTATCAACTATACAAAATATGCTGATGAAGATCCATATACTCAATTAGAAATTGCAAAACTATATTTCACGAATGAAGATTATGCAAACTCTAAAATGGTATTAGATAAGATTTTTGATAAAATTGATGATCCTATCAAATTCAAATTGAGAGCTTATAATGCATATGCAGATAGAAATTATGCAGACGCCAAGCAAAATATGGATACTTTCGTTTCTCAGGCAGAGAAAACAAGAGTATTGCCTGCAGACCAAGGTTTACAGGGACTTATTGCTGCCGGTTTAGCAAAAGATGAAAAAGATGCTGCTAAAAAATCTGCTTTAATGGCTGAAGCTCAGCAAAAAGTAGGTATTGCAAAAGCTGCTAAGGATGAAACAATGAAGTGGGATCTTGAATTGGCAAACATCGCAGGTGGTGGTGGAGCTTCTCAGGCAGAAGCTGATAAAGGACCTACTACTCCTGAAATTGAAGCATTAAAACAGAAAGTTGCTGCCAACAGCCAGGATTCTGATTCATTATTTAAGTTAGCAACAGCTTACCAGGATGTCAAAAACTGGAATGGAGCAATTCTTACATGGCAAAAAATGTCAGCACTTCTTCCTGATTGGGCTCCGGCATATTACAGCCAGGGGTATTCTTACCAGCAGGCAGGAAACAATGAAGCAGCAAAATTGGCTTATGAGAAATTCATCAGCACAGTAAAACCTGCTGATCAGGAAGCTAACAAACAGACTCTTGCTTACGCTTACTTTGCAGTAGCATATATGAGTAAAGATTCTGATATGGCAAAAGCAAAAGATTATGTAGCTAAATCTTTACAGCTAGACCCTACTTATCAGGATGCTGTAAAATTAAATGCAGAAATCAACAAGTAA
- a CDS encoding PstS family phosphate ABC transporter substrate-binding protein, translating into MKNSFKLAVIFVLSIMLASCKKEKNTPSYHKGDLIIFTDESFQSVTEALADGYMINYPETHIKVETKKEDLGLLDLLKGSAKVVVMSRNLNPEEIKTYEERTDLKFLPAKFAADAVVFVVPKDSPKESISMEEISSGLMSDKKEFIFDGTNSSNLNFVAEKLKKQPKDLKFSIIPGNQKIIEELGKYPDKIGVIGLNTFSRPYDKTSEKLRDMVKVLPVVEKGKSYTADFDGLRTMEYPFTRVLYFLINEGNFNIANGFIRFSCTHLGQKIVQKEGLQPYNIYKREVQMR; encoded by the coding sequence ATGAAGAATAGTTTCAAGCTTGCAGTAATTTTTGTTCTGAGCATAATGCTTGCAAGCTGCAAAAAGGAGAAAAATACTCCTTCCTATCACAAAGGTGATCTTATCATTTTCACTGATGAATCTTTTCAAAGCGTCACAGAAGCATTAGCTGATGGCTATATGATCAACTATCCTGAAACACATATCAAAGTAGAAACCAAGAAAGAAGACTTAGGACTTCTTGATCTTTTGAAAGGAAGTGCTAAAGTGGTGGTGATGTCCAGAAATCTTAATCCTGAAGAAATTAAAACATATGAGGAAAGAACAGATCTGAAGTTCCTTCCTGCTAAATTTGCTGCGGATGCAGTGGTTTTTGTAGTTCCTAAAGATTCTCCGAAAGAAAGTATTTCAATGGAAGAAATCAGCAGCGGTCTGATGTCTGATAAAAAAGAATTTATTTTTGATGGAACCAACTCCAGTAACCTGAACTTTGTTGCTGAGAAATTAAAAAAACAGCCAAAAGACCTGAAATTTTCCATTATTCCGGGAAATCAGAAGATTATAGAGGAATTGGGGAAATATCCTGATAAAATAGGCGTTATCGGATTGAATACTTTCAGCCGTCCTTATGATAAAACTTCAGAAAAGCTGAGAGACATGGTGAAGGTACTTCCTGTGGTAGAGAAAGGAAAATCGTATACTGCAGATTTTGATGGACTTCGCACGATGGAATACCCGTTTACCAGAGTTCTTTATTTCCTGATTAATGAAGGTAACTTTAATATTGCCAATGGCTTTATAAGATTTTCATGTACCCATTTAGGACAGAAAATTGTGCAGAAAGAAGGCTTACAACCTTATAACATTTATAAGAGAGAAGTTCAGATGCGTTAA
- a CDS encoding DUF308 domain-containing protein — MMFNWLSLVTGLFYIVLGIVVIVYKFFFTILEPAVAYALGVVLIIYGIFRIYRAISRIKKSRNEE; from the coding sequence ATGATGTTCAATTGGTTATCCCTGGTTACGGGATTGTTTTATATCGTTTTAGGAATTGTAGTGATTGTCTACAAATTCTTCTTTACTATTTTAGAGCCAGCTGTTGCTTATGCATTGGGAGTGGTGCTCATTATCTATGGTATTTTCAGAATTTACAGAGCGATCTCAAGAATTAAAAAATCGAGAAATGAAGAATAG
- a CDS encoding energy transducer TonB, with product MADENVYGQNLTLDEIVFENRNKEYGAYDLRHQYPRLLTKSFIIGTALFLLAALSPFIYLTIKNLTAPPKQEVKADLVDIIEEDPIIEQPKEEEPPPPPPPPKEEEKIEVIQNVVPEPVKAPKIETPPPPISKQLETTTGLQNQEGVKAPAYTPPPPPPSTGTKASTVEVKANNPNEIYKDVDQSAEYPGGMGALRKFLGDNFDTSLMEGGEGTLKAKLKFVVEKDGTVSNVTIEEKSPNGDFNSEAMRVVKKLKKWTPAKRNGESVRSYYSVPFTMNFE from the coding sequence ATGGCAGATGAAAATGTATACGGTCAGAATCTTACTTTAGACGAGATCGTATTTGAAAATAGAAACAAGGAATATGGTGCCTATGATCTTAGACATCAGTATCCGAGACTTTTAACAAAGTCTTTTATTATCGGAACAGCATTATTCCTTTTGGCAGCTTTGTCTCCGTTCATCTATCTTACGATTAAAAATCTTACAGCTCCGCCTAAGCAGGAAGTGAAGGCAGATCTTGTAGATATTATCGAAGAAGATCCGATTATCGAGCAGCCTAAAGAAGAAGAACCACCTCCACCACCTCCACCTCCAAAAGAAGAGGAGAAAATTGAGGTTATTCAGAACGTAGTTCCTGAGCCTGTAAAAGCTCCGAAAATTGAAACTCCACCACCACCAATTTCTAAGCAGTTGGAAACAACAACTGGTTTACAGAATCAGGAGGGGGTAAAAGCTCCGGCTTATACACCACCACCGCCGCCGCCATCTACAGGTACTAAAGCTAGTACAGTAGAAGTAAAAGCGAACAACCCTAACGAGATCTATAAAGATGTTGACCAGTCTGCAGAATATCCTGGAGGTATGGGAGCATTGAGAAAGTTCCTGGGTGATAACTTTGATACTTCTTTGATGGAAGGAGGTGAAGGAACACTTAAAGCGAAGCTTAAGTTCGTTGTAGAAAAAGACGGTACTGTTTCGAATGTAACAATTGAAGAGAAATCTCCAAACGGCGACTTCAACAGTGAAGCGATGCGTGTAGTTAAGAAACTTAAAAAATGGACTCCTGCGAAGAGAAACGGGGAGAGCGTTAGATCTTACTATAGCGTACCATTTACGATGAACTTTGAATAA
- a CDS encoding ExbD/TolR family protein, with translation MAEVQVQEKGGKGGKVRSKKQSTRVDMTPMVDLGFLLITFFMFTTTFSKPNVMDLGLPAKPKDEKQKPPPTEIKLSNSISILLGKNNRVFWHQQDATSLNDQTLMETTLDREGIRKVIQQAKSRAADQTKFTVIIKPTDDAVYKNFVDILDEMAITKSEQYGVTDIKPWEKAIYEKKVGGAAAPAAATK, from the coding sequence ATGGCAGAAGTACAAGTACAAGAGAAAGGCGGCAAGGGCGGCAAGGTCCGTTCCAAGAAGCAAAGTACCAGAGTCGATATGACTCCGATGGTGGACTTGGGTTTTCTATTGATTACCTTCTTTATGTTCACAACTACGTTCAGTAAACCGAACGTTATGGATTTGGGTCTTCCGGCTAAACCGAAAGATGAAAAACAAAAACCACCTCCAACAGAAATTAAACTTTCTAACTCAATTTCTATCTTATTAGGAAAAAATAACAGAGTTTTCTGGCACCAGCAGGATGCTACTTCCTTGAATGACCAGACTCTTATGGAAACTACCCTTGATAGAGAAGGAATTAGAAAAGTAATTCAGCAGGCAAAATCTAGAGCTGCAGATCAAACGAAATTTACCGTGATCATTAAGCCAACTGACGATGCTGTATATAAGAACTTTGTTGATATTCTTGATGAAATGGCAATTACCAAAAGTGAGCAGTACGGGGTTACTGATATCAAACCTTGGGAGAAAGCTATTTATGAGAAAAAAGTAGGAGGTGCTGCTGCACCGGCTGCTGCTACAAAGTAA
- a CDS encoding ExbD/TolR family protein: protein MARVKPKRHGVITDMTAMCDVAFLLLTFFILTTQFKKPDVEQIKPPSSISEKLLPDASLMTINATPDGKFYFQPVENASERLALLDKMGQKYGITFDNNQKAAFQKIQAIGVPMNQLKGYLDLPADEQKNYKSPTGIPMDSTNKQLIDWVKESLSVNPDYKLAIKGDVTTEYPKVKSLFEGLRDIDFLKFWLITSQEGKPNE, encoded by the coding sequence ATGGCGAGAGTCAAACCAAAAAGACATGGAGTAATTACGGACATGACTGCAATGTGTGACGTTGCGTTCCTACTCCTTACGTTCTTTATCTTGACCACTCAGTTTAAAAAACCTGACGTGGAGCAGATCAAACCGCCATCTTCAATTTCGGAAAAATTGCTTCCTGATGCTAGTTTAATGACTATCAACGCTACTCCGGACGGAAAATTCTATTTCCAGCCAGTAGAAAATGCATCAGAAAGACTTGCACTTTTGGATAAAATGGGACAAAAGTATGGTATTACTTTTGACAACAACCAAAAAGCAGCTTTCCAGAAAATTCAGGCAATTGGAGTTCCAATGAACCAACTTAAAGGGTATTTGGATCTGCCTGCAGATGAGCAGAAAAATTATAAGAGTCCTACAGGTATTCCTATGGACAGTACAAATAAACAATTAATTGATTGGGTAAAAGAAAGTTTGAGCGTTAATCCTGACTACAAGTTAGCTATTAAAGGTGACGTTACAACAGAATATCCTAAAGTTAAAAGTCTATTTGAAGGTTTAAGAGACATTGATTTTCTTAAATTTTGGTTGATTACATCACAAGAAGGTAAACCTAACGAATAA
- a CDS encoding MotA/TolQ/ExbB proton channel family protein has product MEMNVSKNDEQVVARKAGGLNPAVIIPILFAIGVCIYLFVLGSPGNFKDADKLGSGSVAFSSVEGKDIHPESFLGIIYKGGVIVPILITFMITVIVFSFERYFVLGKAAGKGNLDNFVVQVRSLLNQNKIDEAIEECDRQQGSVGNVVKEGLTTYKALSHDTTLNKEQKMVALNKAIEEATTLEMPMLEKNMMILSTLGTVATLVALLGTVIGMIKAFFALGSGGGTPDAAALSTGISEALINTALGIGTSAIAIILYNFFTSKIDGLTYKIDEISMSIQQSFAEFN; this is encoded by the coding sequence ATGGAAATGAATGTTTCAAAAAATGATGAGCAAGTAGTTGCTAGAAAGGCAGGAGGTTTAAATCCAGCTGTTATTATTCCTATTCTATTTGCTATAGGAGTATGTATTTATTTATTCGTTCTTGGTAGCCCAGGAAACTTTAAAGATGCAGATAAACTAGGAAGTGGTTCTGTAGCTTTTTCAAGTGTTGAAGGAAAAGACATTCACCCAGAATCGTTTTTAGGTATTATCTACAAAGGAGGGGTTATCGTACCAATCTTGATTACTTTCATGATTACTGTAATCGTTTTCTCTTTTGAAAGATATTTCGTTCTTGGTAAAGCAGCTGGAAAAGGAAACTTAGACAACTTTGTTGTACAGGTAAGAAGCTTACTAAACCAAAACAAAATCGACGAAGCTATCGAAGAGTGTGACAGACAACAAGGTTCTGTTGGTAACGTGGTAAAAGAAGGTCTTACTACTTACAAAGCACTTTCTCACGATACTACATTAAATAAAGAGCAGAAAATGGTAGCGCTTAACAAAGCTATCGAAGAAGCTACTACTCTTGAGATGCCAATGCTTGAGAAAAACATGATGATCCTTTCTACTTTAGGTACTGTTGCAACGTTAGTAGCACTACTTGGAACGGTAATCGGGATGATCAAAGCATTCTTCGCATTAGGTTCAGGAGGTGGTACTCCGGATGCAGCTGCTCTATCTACTGGTATCTCTGAAGCCTTGATCAACACAGCTTTAGGTATTGGTACTTCAGCAATCGCTATTATCCTTTATAACTTCTTTACATCTAAAATTGACGGATTAACTTACAAGATCGACGAGATCTCTATGAGTATCCAACAGTCTTTCGCTGAATTCAACTAA